A section of the Piliocolobus tephrosceles isolate RC106 chromosome 14, ASM277652v3, whole genome shotgun sequence genome encodes:
- the TESK1 gene encoding dual specificity testis-specific protein kinase 1 isoform X2 — translation MGGPWNSCSAPLNPYPGLSGSAWPWTLPEACGTCTPKVYFTGTSHPREGARKEPLAVVGSPYWMAPEVLRGELYDEKADVFAFGIVLCELIARVPADPDYLPRTEDFGLDVPAFRTLVGDDCPLPFLLLAIHCCSLEPSTRAPFTEITQHLEWILEQLPEPAPLTRTPLTHNQGSVPRGGPSATLPRPDPRLSRSRSDLFLPPSPESPPNWGDNLTRVNPFSLREDLRGGKIKLLDTPSKPVLPLVPPSPFPSTQLPLVTTPETLVQPGTPARRCRSLPSSPELPRRMETALPGPGPPAVGPSAEEKMECEGSSPEPEPPGPVPQLPLAVATDNFISTCSSASQPWSPRSGPVLNNNPPAVVVNSPQGWAGEPWNRAQHSLPRAAALERTEPSPPPSAPREPDEGLPCPGCCLGPFSFGFLSMCPRPTPAVARYRNLNCEAGSLLCHRGHHAKPPTPSLQLPGARS, via the exons ATGGGGGGACCTTGGAACAGCTGCTCAGCTCCCCTGAACCCCTATCCTGGCCTGTCAGGCTCCGCCTGGCCCTGGACATTGCCCGAGGCCTGCGGTACCTGCACTCCAAAGGTGTATTTCACCGGGACCTCACATCCAAG gGAGGGGGCAAGAAAGGAGCCATTGGCTGTGGTGGGCTCCCCATACTGGATGGCTCCAGAGGTGTTACGGGGTGAGCTGTATGATGAGAAG GCTGATGTCTTTGCCTTCGGAATTGTCCTCTGTGAGCTCATTGCCCGAGTACCTGCAGACCCTGACTACCTACCACGCACTGAG GACTTTGGCCTGGATGTGCCTGCTTTCCGAACTCTGGTGGGGGATGACTGTCCACTGCCTTTCCTGCTTCTGGCCATCCACTGCTGCAGC CTGGAACCCAGCACCCGTGCCCCCTTCACCGAAATTACCCAGCACCTGGAATGGATCCTGGAGCAGCTGCCTGAGCCAGCCCCACTCACCAGGACTCCTCTGACACACAATCAGG GCTCTGTTCCAAGAGGGGGTCCCTCTGCCACGCTTCCTAGGCCAGACCCCCGGCTTTCCCGAAGCCGGTCAGACCTCTTCCTGCCCCCATCACCAGAATCACCCCCAAACTGGGGGGACAATCTGACTCGAGTCAACCCCTTCTCACTACGGGAAGACCTCAGGGGTGGCAAGATCAAGCTTTTGGACACACCCAGCAAGCCAGTCCTGCCTCTTGTGCCACCATCGCCATTCCCCTCCACTCAGCTGCCCTTGGTGACCACCCCAGAGACACTGGTTCAGCCTGGAACACCTGCCCGCCGCTGCCGCTCACTACCTTCATCCCCTGAGCTCCCCCGCCGTATGGAGACAGCACTTCCAGGTCCTGGCCCTCCCGCCGTGGGCCCCTCGGCTGAAGAGAAGATGGAGTGCGAGGGCAGCAGCCCTGAGCCGGAACCTCCAGGACCAGTGCCCCAGCTGCCTCTGGCCGTGGCCACAGACAACTTCATCAGCACCtgttcctcggcctcccaacccTGGTCCCCTAGATCAGGACCTGTCCTCAATAACAATCCCCCAGCTGTGGTGGTGAACTCCCCACAAGGCTGGGCTGGGGAGCCCTGGAACCGGGCCCAGCATAGCCTGCCCCGGGCGGCAGCCCTGGAGCGGACAGAACCCTCGCCACCCCCTTCAGCTCCCCGGGAGCCTGATGAGGGGCTGCCCTGTCCTGGCTGCTGCCTCGGCCCCTTCAGCTTTGGCTTCCTGTCCATGTGCCCCCGCCCCACACCAGCTGTTGCCCGCTACCGCAACCTGAACTGTGAGGCGGGCAGTCTCCTCTGCCACCGAGGGCACCATGCCAAGCCACCCACACCCAGCCTGCAGCTGCCCGGGGCACGCTCTTAG
- the TESK1 gene encoding dual specificity testis-specific protein kinase 1 isoform X1: MAGERPPLRGPGPGPGEVPGEGPPGPGGAGGGPGRGRPSSYRALRSAVSSLARVDDFHCAEKIGAGFFSEVYKVRHRQSGQVMVLKMNKLPSNRGNTLREVQLMNRLRHPNILRFMGVCVHQGQLHALTEYMNGGTLEQLLSSPEPLSWPVRLRLALDIARGLRYLHSKGVFHRDLTSKNCLVRREDRGFTAVVGDFGLAEKIPVYREGARKEPLAVVGSPYWMAPEVLRGELYDEKADVFAFGIVLCELIARVPADPDYLPRTEDFGLDVPAFRTLVGDDCPLPFLLLAIHCCSLEPSTRAPFTEITQHLEWILEQLPEPAPLTRTPLTHNQGSVPRGGPSATLPRPDPRLSRSRSDLFLPPSPESPPNWGDNLTRVNPFSLREDLRGGKIKLLDTPSKPVLPLVPPSPFPSTQLPLVTTPETLVQPGTPARRCRSLPSSPELPRRMETALPGPGPPAVGPSAEEKMECEGSSPEPEPPGPVPQLPLAVATDNFISTCSSASQPWSPRSGPVLNNNPPAVVVNSPQGWAGEPWNRAQHSLPRAAALERTEPSPPPSAPREPDEGLPCPGCCLGPFSFGFLSMCPRPTPAVARYRNLNCEAGSLLCHRGHHAKPPTPSLQLPGARS, from the exons ATGGCCGGGGAACGGCCCCCACTGCGGGGCCCTGGGCCCGGGCCTGGAGAGGTGCCGGGGGAGGGGCCCCCGGGGCCGGGGGGCGCGGGCGGAGGCCCGGGCCGCGGCCGCCCCTCCTCCTACCGGGCTCTCCGCAGCGCCGTGTCTAGCCTGGCCCGTGTGGACGATTTTCACTGTGCGGAGAAGATCGGGGCCGGCTTCTTCTCTGAGGTCTACAAG GTTCGGCACCGACAGTCAGGGCAAGTCATGGTGCTGAAGATGAACAAGCTCCCCAGTAACCGGGGCAACACACTACGAGAAGTGCAACTGATGAACCGGCTCAGGCACCCCAACATCCTAAG GTTCATGGGGGTCTGTGTGCACCAGGGACAGCTGCACGCTCTTACAGAG TATATGAATGGGGGGACCTTGGAACAGCTGCTCAGCTCCCCTGAACCCCTATCCTGGCCTGTCAGGCTCCGCCTGGCCCTGGACATTGCCCGAGGCCTGCGGTACCTGCACTCCAAAGGTGTATTTCACCGGGACCTCACATCCAAG aacTGTCTAGTCCGACGGGAAGATCGAGGCTTCACCGCTGTCGTGGGTGACTTCGGGCTGGCTGAAAAGATTCCTGTGTATAG gGAGGGGGCAAGAAAGGAGCCATTGGCTGTGGTGGGCTCCCCATACTGGATGGCTCCAGAGGTGTTACGGGGTGAGCTGTATGATGAGAAG GCTGATGTCTTTGCCTTCGGAATTGTCCTCTGTGAGCTCATTGCCCGAGTACCTGCAGACCCTGACTACCTACCACGCACTGAG GACTTTGGCCTGGATGTGCCTGCTTTCCGAACTCTGGTGGGGGATGACTGTCCACTGCCTTTCCTGCTTCTGGCCATCCACTGCTGCAGC CTGGAACCCAGCACCCGTGCCCCCTTCACCGAAATTACCCAGCACCTGGAATGGATCCTGGAGCAGCTGCCTGAGCCAGCCCCACTCACCAGGACTCCTCTGACACACAATCAGG GCTCTGTTCCAAGAGGGGGTCCCTCTGCCACGCTTCCTAGGCCAGACCCCCGGCTTTCCCGAAGCCGGTCAGACCTCTTCCTGCCCCCATCACCAGAATCACCCCCAAACTGGGGGGACAATCTGACTCGAGTCAACCCCTTCTCACTACGGGAAGACCTCAGGGGTGGCAAGATCAAGCTTTTGGACACACCCAGCAAGCCAGTCCTGCCTCTTGTGCCACCATCGCCATTCCCCTCCACTCAGCTGCCCTTGGTGACCACCCCAGAGACACTGGTTCAGCCTGGAACACCTGCCCGCCGCTGCCGCTCACTACCTTCATCCCCTGAGCTCCCCCGCCGTATGGAGACAGCACTTCCAGGTCCTGGCCCTCCCGCCGTGGGCCCCTCGGCTGAAGAGAAGATGGAGTGCGAGGGCAGCAGCCCTGAGCCGGAACCTCCAGGACCAGTGCCCCAGCTGCCTCTGGCCGTGGCCACAGACAACTTCATCAGCACCtgttcctcggcctcccaacccTGGTCCCCTAGATCAGGACCTGTCCTCAATAACAATCCCCCAGCTGTGGTGGTGAACTCCCCACAAGGCTGGGCTGGGGAGCCCTGGAACCGGGCCCAGCATAGCCTGCCCCGGGCGGCAGCCCTGGAGCGGACAGAACCCTCGCCACCCCCTTCAGCTCCCCGGGAGCCTGATGAGGGGCTGCCCTGTCCTGGCTGCTGCCTCGGCCCCTTCAGCTTTGGCTTCCTGTCCATGTGCCCCCGCCCCACACCAGCTGTTGCCCGCTACCGCAACCTGAACTGTGAGGCGGGCAGTCTCCTCTGCCACCGAGGGCACCATGCCAAGCCACCCACACCCAGCCTGCAGCTGCCCGGGGCACGCTCTTAG
- the CD72 gene encoding B-cell differentiation antigen CD72, whose translation MAEAITYADLRFVKAPLKKSISSRLGQDPGADDDGELTYENVQVPPVPGGPSSLASSGLGNKAAVKSEQPTASWSAVTSLAVGRTLPCRTACLRYFLLGLLLTCLLLGVAVICLGVRYLQVSQQLQQMNRVLEATNSSLRQQLHLKIRQLGQSAEDLQGSRRELAQSQEALQVEQRAHQAAEGQLQACQTDSEKTKETLQSEEQQRRVLEQKLSNMENRLKPFFTCRSSDTCCPTGWTVYQKSCFYISLTSKTWQESQKHCETLSSKLATLGEIYQQSHSYFTLNWLLPNGGSGNSYWTGLSSNKDGKLTDDTQHSWVYVQSSKCTKLQNTWSWYWTKETEACRSSLPFICEMTAFRFPD comes from the exons ATGGCTGAGGCAATCACCTATGCAGATCTGAGGTTTGTGAAGGCTCCCTTGAAGAAGAGCATCTCCAGCCGGTTAGGACAGG aCCCAGGGGCTGACGACGATGGGGAACTCACCTATGAGAATGTTCAAGTGCCCCCAGTCCCAGGGGGACCCTCAAGCTTGGCTTCTTCTGGATTAGGCAACAAAGCAG CGGTCAAGTCGGAGCAGCCAACTGCGTCCTGGAGCGCCGTGACATCACTAGCTGTCGGGCGGACTCTCCCCT GCCGCACAGCCTGCCTGCGATACTTCCTGCTCGGCCTGCTCCTCACCTGCCTGCTGTTAGGAGTAGCTGTCATCTGCCTGGGAGTGCGCT ATCTGCAGGTGTCTCAGCAGCTCCAGCAGATGAACAGGGTTCTGGAAGCCACTAACAGCAGCCTGAGGCAGCAGCTCCACCTCAAGATAAGGCAGCTGGGACAGAGCGCAGAGGATCTGCAGGGGTCCAGGAGAGAGCTGGCGCAGAGTCAGGAAGCACTACAGGTGGAACAGAGGGCTCATCAGGCGGCCGAAGGGCAGCTACAGGCCTGCCAGACAGACAGCGAGAAGACGAAGGAGACCTTGCAAAGTGAGGAGCAACAGAGGAGGGTCTTGGAGCAGAagctgagcaacatggagaacaGACTGAAGCCCTTCTTCACATGCCGCTCATCAG ACACCTGCTGTCCGACGGGATGGACAGTGTATCAGAAAAGCTGCTTTTACATCTCACTTACTTCGAAAACTTGGCAGGAGAGCCAAAAAcattgtgaaactctgtcttccaaGCTGGCCACACTCGGTGAAATTTATCAACAATCA CATTCTTACTTCACCTTAAATTGGCTGTTGCCAAATGGTGGTTCAGGGAATTCATACTGGACTGGCCTCAGCTCTAACAAGGATGGGAAGTTGACTGATGATACACAACACAGTTG GGTTTATGTTCAAAGTTCAAAATGTACCAAGCTACAAAATACTTGGTCATGGTATTGGACAAAGGAGACAGAGGCATGTAGAAGTTCTCTTCCCTTCATCTGTGAGATGACAGCTTTCAGATTTCCAGATTAG
- the SIT1 gene encoding signaling threshold-regulating transmembrane adapter 1 has protein sequence MNQADPRLRAVCLWTLTSAAMSRGDNCTDLLTLGIPSITQAWGLWVLLGAVTLLLLISLAVHLSQWTRGRSRSHPGQGRSGGSVEEVPLYGNLHYLQTGRLSQDPGPDQQDPTPGGPARAAEEVMCYTSLQLRPPQGRIPGPGTPIKYSEVVLDSEPKSQALGPEPELYASVCAQTRRARASFPDQAYANSQPAAS, from the exons ATGAACCAGGCTGACCCTCGGCTCAGAGCAGTGTGCTTGTGGACTCTCACATCAGCAGCCATGAGCAGAGGTGACAACTGCACAGATCTACTCACATTGG GAATCCCCTCCATAACCCAGGCCTGGGGACTGTGGGTCCTCTTAGGAGCTGTGACGCTGCTGCTTCTCATCTCGCTGGCTGTACACTTGTCCCAGTGGACCAGGGGCCGGAGCAGGAGCCATCCGGGGCAGGGACG CTCTGGAGGGTCTGTGGAAGAGGTTCCGCTGTATGGGAACCTGCATTATCTACAGACAG GACGGCTGTCTCAAGACCCAGGGCCAGACCAGCAGGATCCAACTCCTGGAGGCCCTGCCAGG GCTGCAGAGGAGGTGATGTGTTATACCAGCCTACAGCTGAGGCCTCCTCAGGGTCGGATCCCAGGCCCTGGGACCCCCATCAAGTACTCGGAGGTGGTGCTGGACTCTGAGCCAAAGTCCCAGGCCTTGGGCCCTGAGCCGGAGCTCTATGCCTCAGTATGTGCCCAGACCCGCAGGGCCCGGGCCTCCTTCCCCGATCAGGCCTATGCCAACAGCCAGCCTGCAGCCAGCTGA